The DNA region GGGGGCCACCTTCGCCATCGACGTGCGCGACCTGCAGCCCGAAGAAGTCGTCTTTCACAACGACAACGGCAAGACGCACCTGACCTTCAAGTACCCGGGCGGCAAGACGCTGACCCACAATTGCCCAGGGAAAGAGAATCTGGAGGTAGAGGGCACCCCCGGCGAAACACGCGAGGCCAAGCCGGTGCCCGAGTACAAGGGCACGGGGGGGATCTACGGCGACTTCATCCATTGCGTGAAGACGCGGGAGAAGCCGTTCCGCGACATCGACTACGCCATCAACACGGTGACCGTCGCCCATCTGGGCATTGTCGCCTACGCCGTCGAACGATCGCTGAAGTGGGACGCGAAGGCGCAGCGGTTTGTGGGCGACGAAGAGGCCAACCGCTACCTCGATCGTGCCCGCCGCGAACCGTGGCAGTTGTAAGCGGCGGCTAGCGTTGCGAATGATTGCGCCCACTATCCAGAACAAGTTATTCCCACCCGGGAACCCGATCAAGGAAACTTCATCATGCTCGATCAAGCCATTGAATCTCTGAAGACGTACGACTGGGGGACCGACCTGGACGCCCTGCAGCCTATTGAAGACGCCGTGATCGCCACCCACGGCGACGCGGCCGCCCGCGCCGACCTGGAGGCCAAGTTGACGGGCGTGCTGCAAAGCGGTCTCTCACGCGACGGGATCGACTACGTCTGTCGCAAGCTGCGGGTCATCGGCACGGCCGCTTCGGTCCCCGCGCTCAAGGGCTTGCTTGCCCAGCAAGAAAACTCCCACATGGCGCGGTACGCGCTCGAAGATATCAAGGCGCCCGAGGCCGCGGCCGCCCTGCAGGAGTCGCTGGCAGAGCTAACGGGCGACTTGAAGGTCGGCGTCATTTCGACGCTGGGCGTCCGTCGGGACCCGTCGAGTGTTGCGTACCTGGCCGGCCTGGTGAACGACGACGACGCGGCCGTCGCCTGCGCGGCCGTGTACGCCCTGGGCGACATCCGCTCGGCCGACGCGGCCGCCGCGTTGTCAACAGCCAAGCCAAGGCAAGCGGTGGATGCGGCTCTCACCGACGCCTCGCTGGCTTGTGCCGAGGGCCTGGTCGGCGCCGGCAAGAAGGCAAAGGCCTTGGCCATCTACAAGAAGATGGCCAGCGGCGATCAGCCCAAGCACGTCCGCCTCGCCGCCGCGAAAGGCATGCTCACGTGTGCCGGGCAGTAATCGGGAGGCCTTGCTTGTCCTTCGATTGAGACGGAACTGCCTCCCGCGGTGTCGCTGCATCTCGCGGTGCATCGTTTGTGCGGAGGCGTTTTTCTAGCCGCATTCTGAGAAGCCTCGAT from Pirellulimonas nuda includes:
- a CDS encoding HEAT repeat domain-containing protein, giving the protein MLDQAIESLKTYDWGTDLDALQPIEDAVIATHGDAAARADLEAKLTGVLQSGLSRDGIDYVCRKLRVIGTAASVPALKGLLAQQENSHMARYALEDIKAPEAAAALQESLAELTGDLKVGVISTLGVRRDPSSVAYLAGLVNDDDAAVACAAVYALGDIRSADAAAALSTAKPRQAVDAALTDASLACAEGLVGAGKKAKALAIYKKMASGDQPKHVRLAAAKGMLTCAGQ